A single genomic interval of Armatimonadota bacterium harbors:
- a CDS encoding DASS family sodium-coupled anion symporter, producing the protein MSRHDDGPQHAPRFWTFGLSCLIGVVVWALLGGLDPRQRTVAAVFAFTVALWMTEAVPLAVAALTSTMLLVLTGAMSGKDAFGAYGDPIVLLFVGSFILAKSMEDSGLDRRVSFWILSRGWASKNASSMLLTLGGTACLISLFVSNTATTAMLLPIGINVLKAMKRDERGDPVATSVLLMLTWGSSIAVGTIIGTPPNVIGVGLIREATGTSINFLQWAVFGMPVTVVMLAVAWLQLRRWRPTDVPTTDTARTEARSHFAALGPMSGAEKVTLAGFLVAVLLWTVPGIVEYATGIGSPVAKLWAARVPEAVAALAGAVLLFVVPCPGNKRQRAMDWHRATRIEWGTVLLFAGGLALGKAAFDSGLAKVVGESLATTLRVHDVWSITALTTALGIVVSELASNTAAASTVVPVAIALAQGAGVSPVPAALGATIGSNLGFMLPVSTPPNAIVYSSGLVPSRSMLRAGLLFDVIGYVVTMLCLRTILPPMGLA; encoded by the coding sequence ATGAGCCGGCACGACGACGGGCCTCAACACGCGCCCCGGTTCTGGACATTCGGGCTTTCGTGCCTGATCGGGGTCGTCGTCTGGGCGCTGTTGGGAGGATTGGACCCTCGACAGCGGACGGTCGCAGCGGTGTTCGCGTTCACGGTCGCCCTATGGATGACTGAAGCGGTGCCGCTCGCTGTAGCGGCCCTGACGAGCACAATGCTCCTGGTTTTGACAGGCGCGATGTCGGGAAAGGACGCCTTCGGTGCCTATGGCGATCCGATCGTTCTGCTCTTCGTCGGAAGCTTCATTCTGGCGAAGAGCATGGAGGACAGCGGCCTCGACCGTCGGGTGAGCTTTTGGATCCTGAGCCGTGGATGGGCTTCGAAGAACGCCTCCTCGATGCTGCTGACCCTCGGCGGCACAGCCTGCCTGATCAGTCTCTTCGTCAGCAACACGGCAACGACCGCGATGTTGCTTCCGATCGGGATCAACGTCCTCAAGGCGATGAAGCGGGACGAGCGGGGCGACCCCGTCGCGACTTCGGTGCTGTTGATGCTGACATGGGGTTCGAGCATCGCGGTGGGGACGATCATCGGAACCCCTCCGAACGTGATCGGGGTCGGATTGATCAGGGAGGCGACGGGGACGAGCATCAACTTTCTTCAGTGGGCTGTCTTCGGCATGCCGGTCACGGTCGTGATGCTGGCCGTCGCCTGGCTCCAACTCCGAAGGTGGCGGCCGACCGACGTCCCGACCACGGACACCGCCCGGACCGAGGCCCGATCGCATTTCGCCGCCCTCGGACCGATGAGCGGGGCCGAGAAAGTGACTTTGGCCGGGTTCTTGGTGGCCGTCCTCCTTTGGACGGTTCCCGGAATCGTGGAGTATGCGACGGGAATCGGTTCTCCGGTCGCGAAGCTCTGGGCGGCCCGGGTACCAGAAGCGGTTGCGGCCCTGGCGGGCGCCGTCCTTTTGTTCGTCGTGCCGTGTCCGGGGAACAAGCGTCAACGCGCGATGGACTGGCACCGGGCGACGCGCATCGAGTGGGGAACGGTCTTACTCTTCGCGGGCGGATTGGCCCTCGGAAAGGCTGCCTTCGATTCGGGACTGGCGAAGGTCGTGGGCGAGAGTCTGGCCACGACATTGCGGGTCCATGACGTCTGGAGCATCACGGCGTTGACGACGGCTCTCGGAATCGTCGTCAGCGAGCTTGCGAGCAACACCGCGGCGGCGTCGACGGTCGTGCCCGTCGCGATCGCGCTCGCGCAAGGGGCCGGAGTCAGTCCGGTGCCCGCCGCGCTCGGAGCGACGATCGGCTCGAACCTCGGGTTCATGCTGCCGGTCAGCACTCCGCCCAACGCGATCGTCTATAGCTCGGGACTTGTCCCGTCCCGTTCGATGCTCCGTGCGGGCTTGTTGTTCGACGTCATCGGATACGTCGTCACGATGTTGTGCCTTCGAACAATCCTGCCTCCGATGGGTCTCGCTTAA
- a CDS encoding DinB family protein gives MRPAPGMLDYLVNGIAATPVVFTGLLGGLDRLDPRWDARPDPSRFTLREMIAHVADWDDVFLRRFERILEEDGPLLESIDEAVLCSERGYSGQDPVANLERHRTGRGRLVQALRDFPADAWGRTAHREFIGDVDAVHLASIVLGHDMYHLRQSAEFLQRV, from the coding sequence ATGCGGCCCGCCCCCGGAATGCTCGATTATCTTGTCAATGGCATCGCCGCCACCCCCGTCGTCTTTACGGGCCTGCTCGGGGGCCTCGATCGGCTCGATCCCCGATGGGACGCACGGCCAGACCCGTCACGGTTCACTTTGAGGGAAATGATCGCGCACGTCGCCGATTGGGACGACGTGTTCCTACGCCGGTTCGAACGCATCTTGGAAGAAGACGGCCCGCTGCTGGAGAGCATCGACGAGGCCGTGCTGTGCTCGGAAAGGGGCTATTCCGGCCAAGACCCGGTCGCCAACCTCGAACGGCACCGTACGGGGCGCGGCCGGCTCGTCCAAGCCCTCCGCGATTTCCCGGCCGACGCCTGGGGACGCACGGCGCACAGGGAGTTCATCGGAGACGTCGATGCCGTCCATCTCGCATCGATCGTCCTTGGGCACGATATGTACCACCTTCGTCAGTCCGCAGAATTCCTACAGAGGGTTTAA